In Falco cherrug isolate bFalChe1 chromosome 5, bFalChe1.pri, whole genome shotgun sequence, one DNA window encodes the following:
- the CMAS gene encoding N-acylneuraminate cytidylyltransferase gives MEAGAGGSRAHLAALVLARGGSKGIPLKNIKLLAGVPLIGWVLRAATDAGVFHSVWVSTDHDEIEKVAKQFGAQVHRRSPEVSQDSSTSLEAITEFLSHHHEVDIVGNIQATSPCLHPSDLVKVAELIQKEGFDSVFSVVRRHQFRWSEVKKGENKMTEPQNLNPAKRYRRQDWPGELYENGSFYFAKRHLIEKGYLQGGKMAYYEMRAEHSVDIDIDIDWPIAEQRVLSFGYFGKEPLKEVKLLVCSIDGCLTNGRIYVTEDRKEMVSYDYRDIVGIDLLKKRGIQVRLISERDCSKTLSAMQLGCIAKVSATNKLQVLEDWQKDMGLSWKEVAYLGNEDSDVECLKKAGMSGVPADACAIAQKAAGYICKSNGGCGAVREFAEHIFLLLEKVNSARKQMEEMSSAGKETGGNENSRRGNKELMKKK, from the exons ATGgaggcgggcgcggggggctcGCGCGCCCACCTGGCCGCGCTGGTGCTGGCGCGCGGCGGCAGCAAGGGGATCCCGCTGAAGAACATCAAGCTGCTGGCGGGGGTGCCGCTCATCGGCTGGGTGCTGCGCGCCGCCACCGACGCCGGCGTCTTCCACAG TGTATGGGTTTCTACAGATCATGATGAAATTGAGAAGGTTGCAAAGCAGTTTGGTGCTCAAGTTCATCGCAGAAGCCCCGAAGTTTCTCAGGACTCCTCAACTTCTCTAGAAGCTATCACCGAGTTTCTTAGTCATCATCATG agGTTGATATTGTAGGAAATATTCAAGCAACGTCTCCCTGTTTACATCCCAGTGATCTTGTAAAAGTGGCAGAGCTGATCCAGAAGGAGGGGTTTgattctgtcttctctgttgTGAGACGGCATCAATTTAGATGGAGCGAGGTAAAAAAAGGAG aaaacaaaatgacagaGCCTCAAAACCTGAATCCAGCAAAACGGTACCGGAGGCAAGATTGGCCTGGGGAGCTGTATGAAAATGGCTCGTTTTATTTTGCCAAGAGACATTTGATTGAGAAAGGCTACTTGCAG GGTGGTAAAATGGCCTACTATGAAATGCGTGCGGAGCACAGTGTGGATATTGATATAGACATTGATTGGCCTATCGCAGAGCAGAGAGTATTGAG CTTTGGATATTTTGGCAAAGAGCCATTAAAAGAGGTGAAGCTGTTGGTTTGCAGTATCGATGGATGCCTGACAAATGGTCGCATTTATGTGACAGAAGATCGAAAGGAAATGGTCTCCTACGATTATAGAGATATTGTTGGTATTGATCTATTAAAGAAAAGAGGAATCCAG gTTCGACTCATCTCTGAAAGAGATTGTTCAAAAACGCTGTCAGCCATGCAGCTGGGATGTATAGCAAAAGTTAGTGCAACAAATAAATTACAGGTCCTGGAGGACTGGCAAAAAGACATGGGTTTGAGCTGGAAAGAAGTTGCTTACTTAg GAAATGAAGACTCTGATGTGGAATGCCTGAAGAAAGCTGGCATGAGTGGTGTGCCTGCTGATGCTTGTGCAATTGCTCAGAAAGCTGCTGGTTATATCTGTAAAAGCAATGGTGGCTGTGGAGCTGTCCGGGAGTTTGCAGAACACATATTCCTGTTGTTAGAAAAAGTGAACTCTGcaagaaagcaaatggaagaaatgagttcagcaggaaaggaaacaggGGGAAATGAGAACAGCAGGAGAGGAAATAAGgaactaatgaaaaaaaagtag